In Candidatus Hadarchaeales archaeon, one DNA window encodes the following:
- a CDS encoding sugar phosphate isomerase/epimerase yields the protein MKPALSSLLFVRKKLEEALPLVQELGYEGLEVIYEVPHFTLRWEEDRERLRKLGKELKERGLEPSVHTSFVDLNPISHLPEVFELNRRLAERGMEACRLLGGEVVVVHTGSCRVPTPEFLELSKQRALSLLRSLAEKAREVGVKLAVENGMTASSPFSRPEELKEVVEEVGAWITYDVGHANLRERAEGRKLDVRSHIRSMGKSLLHLHVHDNKGVDDDHLVPGEGEIDFSSLFFCLREMGYKGMIVAELWDPNKPVEVARKGMESLRKYLKGTQP from the coding sequence ATGAAACCAGCCCTCTCAAGCCTGCTCTTCGTGAGGAAGAAGCTGGAAGAAGCTCTTCCCCTCGTCCAAGAACTGGGGTATGAGGGCCTAGAGGTGATTTACGAAGTTCCACATTTCACCCTCAGGTGGGAGGAAGACAGGGAAAGGTTGAGGAAGCTGGGAAAGGAACTGAAGGAAAGGGGGCTAGAACCCTCCGTCCACACCAGCTTTGTGGATCTCAATCCCATAAGTCATTTGCCAGAGGTTTTCGAGTTAAACCGCAGGCTGGCGGAGAGGGGTATGGAGGCCTGTAGACTCTTGGGAGGAGAAGTGGTGGTGGTTCATACGGGATCCTGCAGGGTGCCCACTCCAGAATTCCTCGAGCTGAGCAAGCAGAGGGCCCTCTCGCTCCTCCGTTCCCTGGCCGAAAAAGCCCGCGAGGTGGGGGTGAAACTGGCCGTGGAGAATGGGATGACAGCCTCCAGCCCCTTTTCCAGACCGGAAGAGCTGAAGGAGGTGGTGGAGGAAGTGGGGGCTTGGATAACCTATGATGTGGGACATGCCAACCTCAGAGAAAGGGCGGAGGGAAGGAAGCTCGATGTCCGCTCCCATATCAGGAGCATGGGTAAGAGCCTCCTGCACTTGCACGTACACGACAACAAGGGAGTGGATGACGACCACCTGGTGCCGGGGGAAGGGGAAATCGACTTCTCTTCCCTCTTTTTCTGCCTGAGAGAGATGGGATACAAGGGAATGATCGTTGCCGAACTCTGGGATCCAAACAAACCCGTAGAAGTGGCGAGAAAGGGGATGGAGAGCCTTAGGAAATATCTTAAAGGAACTCAGCCGTGA
- a CDS encoding beta-CASP ribonuclease aCPSF1, whose protein sequence is MSAGDLLQEAKELIRQDPVLAESVSEVEFEGPKIVMYCKNLNLLTEKGEVIKDLARKLHKRILVRPDPRLLMEEKEAEKRIKELIPPEAGITAILFDKATGEVVIEAQRPGVAIGKDGSNLRMLMKEIGWAPKVVRTPPIQSELVQGIRFSLFQNSGRKLEILHGIGRRIHRQPRGRGDWLRISFLGGAREVGRSSILLQTPESKVMLDCGINVASEERAYPHLEAPELRLAELDAVVISHAHLDHVGFLPYLYRYGYEGPVYCTPPTRDLAVLLLQDYLEVGEREDKTAPFTQKEVKAFVQHCITLEWGEITDISPDIKIALYNAGHILGSSIVHIHFGEGLHNVVYTGDIKFDRTKLFLPAVCSFPRVETLIMESTYGGPDSLQLPRAEAEEKFLQLVKETLGEGGKVLVPVFAVGRSQEIMMLLEEAHRRGEFEGEVYLDGMIWEATAIHALYPEYLSPSLRKLIFQDENPFLSEIFIQVRKPEDRQAIVDGGPSVILATAGMMTGGPVLEYFKHLAPDPKNTLVFVGYQSEGSLGRRIQKGWREIPLRGKDGRMEVVEVKMRVETIDGFSGHSDRNQLINYVKRLSPKPSRIVCCHGEESRCLNLASTLHKILRVETRAPPNLEAIRLR, encoded by the coding sequence ATGTCGGCGGGAGATTTGCTACAAGAGGCAAAAGAGCTGATCAGGCAGGATCCCGTGCTAGCGGAGTCGGTCTCAGAAGTGGAGTTCGAGGGACCTAAAATCGTCATGTATTGTAAAAACCTTAACCTCCTCACCGAAAAGGGTGAGGTTATCAAGGATTTGGCGAGAAAACTGCATAAGCGTATCCTCGTCCGGCCAGATCCAAGACTTCTGATGGAAGAAAAGGAGGCCGAGAAGAGGATAAAGGAACTCATCCCACCAGAAGCAGGGATAACGGCCATTCTCTTCGACAAAGCCACAGGAGAGGTGGTGATAGAAGCTCAGAGACCTGGAGTGGCCATAGGAAAGGACGGCTCCAACTTGAGAATGTTGATGAAGGAAATAGGATGGGCCCCAAAGGTGGTGCGTACTCCCCCCATCCAGTCCGAGCTCGTCCAAGGAATACGCTTCTCCCTTTTCCAGAACAGCGGAAGGAAGTTGGAAATCTTACATGGGATAGGAAGGAGGATTCACAGGCAACCCAGGGGGAGGGGAGATTGGTTGAGGATTTCCTTCTTGGGTGGAGCCAGGGAAGTGGGAAGATCTTCCATTCTCCTTCAAACCCCAGAAAGTAAGGTGATGCTGGACTGTGGAATAAACGTGGCCTCGGAAGAGAGGGCCTATCCCCATCTGGAAGCTCCCGAGCTCAGGCTTGCGGAATTGGATGCCGTAGTAATCTCCCATGCCCATCTCGATCATGTGGGGTTCCTACCCTACCTTTATCGGTATGGCTATGAGGGACCCGTTTATTGTACCCCACCCACCAGGGACCTAGCCGTACTCCTGCTCCAAGATTACCTGGAGGTCGGGGAAAGGGAGGACAAGACTGCCCCCTTCACCCAGAAGGAGGTAAAGGCCTTCGTACAACATTGCATTACCTTGGAATGGGGGGAGATCACGGATATCTCCCCGGACATCAAGATTGCCCTTTACAACGCAGGCCACATTCTGGGTTCCTCTATAGTCCACATCCACTTCGGAGAAGGATTACATAATGTGGTCTATACTGGAGACATCAAATTCGATCGCACCAAGCTTTTTCTTCCGGCCGTTTGTTCCTTCCCCAGGGTGGAGACCCTCATCATGGAAAGTACCTATGGAGGACCCGATAGCCTTCAACTCCCCAGGGCCGAGGCCGAAGAGAAGTTCCTCCAGCTGGTGAAGGAAACGTTAGGAGAGGGTGGAAAGGTACTCGTCCCGGTTTTCGCCGTGGGAAGGTCGCAGGAAATAATGATGCTCTTAGAAGAGGCCCATCGAAGGGGAGAGTTTGAGGGTGAGGTATACTTGGATGGAATGATTTGGGAAGCCACTGCCATCCACGCCCTCTATCCTGAATACCTCTCACCGAGCCTCAGAAAGCTGATCTTTCAGGATGAAAACCCCTTCCTCTCCGAAATCTTCATCCAAGTCAGGAAACCCGAAGACAGACAAGCCATCGTGGACGGTGGCCCCTCCGTAATCTTGGCCACGGCTGGAATGATGACTGGAGGACCCGTACTGGAATACTTCAAGCACCTCGCTCCGGATCCCAAAAACACGCTGGTCTTCGTAGGGTACCAAAGCGAGGGTTCCCTGGGAAGGAGGATTCAGAAGGGCTGGAGGGAAATTCCCCTACGGGGGAAGGACGGTAGGATGGAAGTGGTAGAAGTGAAGATGAGGGTAGAAACGATAGACGGTTTCAGCGGCCATTCGGATAGGAACCAACTCATCAATTACGTGAAGAGACTTTCCCCCAAACCCTCCAGAATCGTATGCTGCCATGGGGAAGAAAGCAGGTGCTTAAACTTAGCCAGCACCCTCCACAAAATCCTTCGGGTGGAAACGAGGGCTCCCCCCAACCTTGAAGCTATAAGACTCAGGTAA
- a CDS encoding DUF47 family protein, producing the protein MWKSKEKETLRLLGLHSEAMVAVVRKFEELLQALSSFEWEKACCLGREVTLLESQADERLEKFNRALARGAFLPAYRGDLARLGSQLDNVADVTEEVSRTILSRERTWRVVKRMGRKMERLREGITKMGELATRCAEALSSSVQTLLSNMDLAEAQAKEVGRKEHESDLIEQGLIVYLYEKEKGLDPLTVIQLDQIIHGIGDISDQAEEASHLLLILIYGFRV; encoded by the coding sequence GTGTGGAAGAGTAAAGAGAAGGAAACTTTGAGGCTGTTGGGGCTCCATTCGGAAGCGATGGTGGCCGTGGTGAGGAAGTTCGAGGAGCTGCTCCAAGCCCTTTCCTCCTTCGAATGGGAAAAAGCCTGCTGTTTGGGAAGGGAGGTCACCTTACTGGAAAGTCAGGCGGACGAAAGGTTGGAGAAGTTCAACCGTGCTTTGGCGCGAGGTGCTTTTCTCCCAGCCTATAGGGGGGATCTGGCTAGGCTGGGATCCCAGCTGGACAACGTAGCCGATGTGACGGAGGAAGTGAGTAGGACCATCCTGAGCAGGGAGAGGACTTGGAGGGTGGTGAAAAGGATGGGAAGGAAGATGGAGAGGCTGAGGGAAGGAATAACAAAGATGGGGGAGCTGGCCACGCGCTGTGCCGAAGCCCTTTCCTCCTCCGTACAAACCCTCCTTTCCAACATGGACCTGGCGGAGGCCCAGGCGAAAGAAGTGGGAAGGAAGGAACATGAATCCGATCTCATAGAACAGGGGCTGATAGTGTACCTCTACGAGAAGGAAAAGGGTCTGGATCCCTTAACGGTCATCCAGCTGGATCAGATCATCCATGGAATAGGGGATATCTCGGACCAAGCGGAGGAAGCCAGCCATCTCCTCCTCATCCTCATCTACGGTTTCAGAGTATGA
- a CDS encoding translation initiation factor IF-5A: MKEVVEVGKLREGRFIIIDGEPCKIVGYSTSAPGKHGHAKAKIDAISFFDGQKRTVIKPTSAKVEVPIVKRGNAQVLAVVKNNAQLMDLTTYETFELPIPMELRGEIKEGVEVEYIEALGRRKIERVK, translated from the coding sequence ATGAAAGAGGTAGTAGAAGTGGGGAAGCTCAGGGAAGGCAGGTTCATCATCATAGACGGTGAACCCTGCAAAATCGTGGGATACAGTACCTCTGCTCCGGGCAAGCATGGACATGCCAAGGCCAAGATAGATGCCATCAGTTTCTTCGATGGTCAAAAGAGGACGGTGATCAAGCCCACGAGTGCCAAGGTAGAGGTACCCATCGTGAAGAGGGGAAATGCTCAGGTTTTGGCCGTGGTGAAGAACAATGCCCAGCTCATGGATCTAACCACTTACGAAACCTTCGAGCTTCCCATCCCCATGGAGCTCAGGGGAGAAATCAAGGAAGGTGTGGAGGTCGAATACATAGAGGCCCTGGGAAGGCGGAAGATAGAGAGAGTGAAGTAG
- the psmB gene encoding archaeal proteasome endopeptidase complex subunit beta: protein MDQKKITGTTTVGVVCKDGVVLAADTRATAGHLIASKRAKKLYQISDKIAVTMAGGVGDVQALVRILRAEASLYTVKEGKPITVSAVAKMASNLLHSQFFFPYLAHLLVGGIDERGPRLYFVGMEGTLTEEKMVATGSGSPVAYGVLENEIKEGAKVKEVLPVAIKAVKTAMQRDIATGNEVEVMVIRESGIQSLSPEEILKLS from the coding sequence GTGGATCAGAAAAAAATCACTGGCACTACCACTGTGGGAGTGGTCTGCAAGGATGGCGTGGTGCTGGCCGCGGACACCAGGGCCACGGCCGGACACTTAATCGCCAGCAAAAGAGCCAAGAAGCTCTACCAAATCTCCGACAAAATAGCCGTTACCATGGCTGGAGGTGTGGGGGACGTACAGGCCTTGGTAAGAATCCTCAGGGCTGAGGCTTCCCTTTACACCGTTAAGGAAGGAAAACCCATAACCGTAAGTGCGGTGGCCAAGATGGCTTCCAATCTCCTCCACTCCCAATTCTTCTTCCCCTACCTAGCCCATCTCCTCGTGGGAGGGATAGACGAGAGGGGACCGAGGCTCTATTTCGTAGGTATGGAAGGTACCCTCACGGAAGAAAAAATGGTTGCCACGGGTTCGGGTTCACCCGTCGCCTACGGAGTCCTGGAAAATGAAATCAAGGAAGGGGCCAAGGTCAAGGAAGTCCTCCCCGTGGCCATAAAAGCCGTAAAAACAGCCATGCAAAGGGACATAGCCACTGGGAACGAAGTGGAAGTGATGGTGATAAGGGAAAGCGGCATTCAATCCCTCTCACCGGAAGAAATCCTGAAGCTCTCCTGA
- a CDS encoding cell division protein SepF yields the protein MKVFKKLFPKRGEVEGVQVVETEISKEERLGIEPIQIKSMSLESSEDLKKVGDELRAGNIVILNIASFMSRDIEGLKQAIAQLKGMCYAIGGDIGRLGDSWIVATPKYVTIQFREQETGPVT from the coding sequence ATGAAAGTCTTTAAAAAACTCTTCCCAAAGCGGGGGGAAGTGGAAGGAGTACAAGTGGTGGAAACCGAGATAAGCAAGGAAGAAAGGTTGGGGATTGAACCCATTCAGATAAAAAGCATGTCTTTGGAATCTTCAGAAGACCTCAAAAAGGTGGGTGATGAGCTGAGAGCCGGTAATATCGTTATCCTCAACATCGCTTCTTTCATGAGCAGGGACATAGAGGGCCTTAAACAAGCCATAGCCCAGCTCAAGGGCATGTGTTATGCCATAGGAGGAGACATAGGAAGACTGGGAGACTCTTGGATAGTGGCTACTCCCAAATACGTGACCATCCAATTCAGGGAACAGGAGACGGGACCCGTTACCTGA
- a CDS encoding M28 family peptidase, which translates to MGEVLEDFEVKNVFEHLDKLAYEIGPRRAGGRGDSRTVEYLSSKLREYGLRVRVQEIGFISKTRRLGFLLGLGFLFLSPSLFLSPSLSLFLWIFFLFLSEFSEKILPKQKSCNLLAELGGKEGRKVLIAHRDSAPCVSHPRLLEISSFFLPLSFLLPSLLLLLRLPLSSLWPWGGFLSLFFFALFPSLYLFSLSSRVSPGANDNASGVSLLLEVARVCSQLNPKPPLLLVFTGAEEEGLWGSKTLALRGGLEKEDKILNVDTVGIGKVYLVTGGGIFRRTKTPPDLNEEVERCLKEEGLKPGRWWTVFSVHDHLPLLRKGFKATTLTADTGLRKVPLLSKLFAHLSRRGWKYVHTEEDLPQRLELHTLEKVGRALLRFVGAGMG; encoded by the coding sequence ATGGGAGAAGTGCTGGAAGACTTCGAAGTAAAAAACGTTTTCGAACATCTAGACAAGCTGGCGTATGAAATAGGGCCTAGGAGAGCGGGGGGAAGGGGGGACAGTAGGACGGTAGAATACCTTTCCTCCAAGCTCAGGGAATACGGTTTGAGGGTTCGCGTTCAGGAGATCGGATTCATCAGCAAGACACGTCGTTTGGGCTTCCTCCTCGGTTTGGGCTTCCTTTTCCTTTCCCCTTCCCTTTTCCTTTCCCCTTCCCTCTCCCTCTTCCTCTGGATCTTCTTTCTATTCCTCTCCGAGTTTTCGGAGAAGATCCTCCCAAAGCAAAAAAGCTGTAACCTGCTGGCGGAGTTGGGAGGAAAGGAGGGAAGAAAGGTATTAATAGCCCATCGGGACTCAGCCCCTTGCGTCTCCCATCCCCGGTTGTTGGAAATCTCCTCTTTCTTTCTTCCCCTATCCTTTCTCCTCCCTTCCCTCCTCCTCTTGCTGAGGCTTCCCCTTTCTTCCCTTTGGCCTTGGGGGGGTTTTCTCTCCCTCTTCTTTTTCGCCCTTTTCCCCTCCCTCTACCTTTTCTCCCTCTCCTCTAGGGTTTCACCTGGAGCCAACGACAATGCTTCGGGGGTTTCCCTGCTCTTAGAAGTAGCGAGGGTATGTTCCCAACTAAACCCCAAGCCACCCCTGCTCTTGGTCTTCACGGGGGCTGAAGAAGAGGGTCTTTGGGGGTCAAAGACCCTGGCTTTGAGGGGAGGACTGGAAAAGGAGGATAAAATCCTCAACGTGGACACGGTGGGAATAGGGAAAGTATACTTGGTGACGGGAGGGGGAATCTTCCGGAGAACAAAAACACCTCCAGATCTCAACGAGGAAGTGGAGAGATGCCTGAAGGAGGAGGGATTAAAGCCGGGTAGATGGTGGACGGTTTTTTCCGTTCATGACCATTTACCCTTGTTACGTAAGGGTTTCAAAGCAACCACCCTCACCGCCGACACGGGGTTGAGAAAGGTTCCTCTTCTTTCCAAGCTTTTCGCGCACTTGAGCAGGAGGGGATGGAAGTATGTGCATACGGAAGAGGACCTTCCCCAAAGGCTGGAGCTTCATACCCTGGAAAAGGTGGGGAGGGCCCTCCTGAGGTTCGTGGGAGCGGGAATGGGGTGA
- a CDS encoding NAD(+)/NADH kinase, with the protein MKIGVVARLDLPSALDLVRRLLKVFPKEAFVLESKLAMKIGEKGEEVERMEVDALLTIGGDGTLLSAHLLAPHLPILGIHMGKKGFLAEVPPSEAENAVREMLEGRLEVERRMSLATEVEGERLPDAINDAFLSWFIPGKSISFRLSLEGRVLYEARGDGLIVATPTGSTGHSLSAGGPVVEPTMEALLLTPLCTSPPIPRMVVPGSRKVEVEVVRADNLASISLDGHFMKKVNPGERLLFSKSEKPAFFLKWKDNFYERLREKIW; encoded by the coding sequence GTGAAGATAGGAGTGGTAGCCCGTCTAGATCTTCCCTCCGCCTTGGACCTCGTCCGTAGGCTCCTCAAAGTCTTTCCAAAGGAAGCTTTCGTGCTCGAAAGTAAATTGGCCATGAAAATAGGGGAAAAGGGGGAAGAAGTGGAGAGGATGGAGGTGGATGCCCTTCTCACGATCGGGGGAGATGGTACTCTCTTGAGTGCCCATCTGCTCGCCCCCCATCTCCCCATTTTGGGAATCCACATGGGAAAGAAGGGTTTTCTGGCCGAGGTCCCCCCTTCAGAAGCCGAAAATGCCGTTAGGGAAATGCTCGAGGGAAGGCTGGAGGTGGAAAGGAGGATGTCCCTCGCCACGGAAGTGGAGGGGGAAAGGCTACCCGATGCCATCAACGATGCCTTTCTCAGCTGGTTCATCCCTGGCAAATCCATTTCCTTCAGGCTTTCGCTGGAAGGGAGGGTCCTCTACGAGGCAAGGGGGGATGGTCTGATAGTGGCCACACCTACCGGAAGCACCGGACACTCCCTCTCCGCGGGTGGTCCGGTGGTGGAACCTACCATGGAAGCCCTGTTGCTTACCCCTCTATGTACCTCTCCCCCCATACCCCGCATGGTTGTACCCGGCTCCAGGAAGGTAGAAGTGGAGGTGGTGAGGGCAGACAACCTCGCTTCCATCTCTCTGGATGGGCATTTCATGAAAAAGGTAAACCCAGGAGAAAGGTTGCTCTTCTCCAAGTCTGAGAAACCAGCCTTTTTCCTAAAATGGAAGGATAACTTTTACGAAAGGTTGAGGGAAAAGATATGGTGA
- a CDS encoding inorganic phosphate transporter codes for MEFPLFLSLSASLLLAAGIGASDTADAMGTAVGARILSYRKAVLLFSFFLFLGAIIEGGKVVEPVGRGVVSGPFFSDHPLPLSLVLLLSGLAVMVSAWYGIPLSTHQVILGGIIGGGMIGHLLLGSSEVGLRGVKVLQILLAWCFAPLLSLFLSFSFYRLFRRFFLSVKNPATLNFLFSLGVVSSGCYMAYVMGANGLGTIMGGFLATRKGELTPSFLHEMALGGALLAVAGAFTLGERVVRTVGSGLAPLSPTSAIASQLGASLSVHFFTQYGLPVSMSHAIVTSVVGAGLAMDVSMVRGGKVRELMAVWVLCPLLTFVAGSLLYLLYLH; via the coding sequence ATGGAATTTCCCCTCTTCCTTTCCCTTTCGGCTTCCCTCCTTTTGGCGGCCGGAATAGGGGCCAGCGATACCGCCGATGCGATGGGGACGGCAGTGGGGGCAAGGATTCTTTCTTACAGAAAGGCCGTCCTGCTCTTTTCCTTCTTCCTCTTCCTTGGAGCAATAATCGAAGGAGGAAAAGTGGTGGAACCCGTGGGAAGGGGGGTGGTTTCAGGTCCCTTCTTCTCGGATCATCCCCTCCCCCTTTCCCTAGTCCTGCTCCTCTCAGGTCTGGCCGTGATGGTGAGTGCCTGGTACGGAATTCCCCTTTCCACTCACCAAGTAATCCTCGGGGGGATAATCGGGGGAGGGATGATCGGCCATCTGCTCCTGGGGTCTTCCGAGGTGGGGTTGCGTGGGGTAAAGGTGTTGCAGATCCTCCTGGCTTGGTGTTTTGCCCCCCTCCTCTCCCTCTTCCTTTCCTTCTCCTTCTACAGGCTCTTCAGGCGCTTTTTCCTTTCCGTGAAGAATCCAGCCACTCTGAACTTCCTCTTTTCTCTGGGCGTGGTTTCCAGCGGGTGTTACATGGCTTACGTGATGGGTGCCAACGGTTTGGGTACCATCATGGGGGGATTCCTCGCCACGAGGAAGGGGGAGCTCACCCCTTCCTTTCTCCATGAAATGGCCTTGGGAGGGGCCCTCTTGGCCGTGGCCGGTGCTTTCACTTTGGGGGAGAGGGTGGTGAGGACGGTGGGGAGTGGTCTGGCCCCCCTCTCACCCACCAGCGCCATCGCCTCTCAACTGGGTGCTAGTTTGAGTGTGCATTTCTTCACCCAGTACGGTTTGCCCGTCTCCATGAGCCATGCCATCGTGACCAGCGTGGTGGGAGCAGGCCTGGCCATGGATGTTTCGATGGTGAGGGGTGGGAAGGTTAGAGAACTGATGGCGGTTTGGGTCCTTTGTCCCCTTCTCACCTTCGTCGCGGGAAGTCTCCTGTACCTCCTTTACCTCCACTGA
- the sepS gene encoding O-phosphoserine--tRNA ligase, whose protein sequence is MKFEVEKIRAQAEEDFEKAWKESARLLKVEKGTHRHARKTKTHPLMDLVIEVRKILLDEGFTEVVLPMIVDSAEVVKQYGPEAPVILDRVFFLAGLERPDIGMSKEKKEAVLRLVPGFNRFEELQSILRRYKRGEVSADDLLEVMVKELGISEEEASEIVQGIFPKFKEMEPVPSTLSLRSHTTSLWFPTLAEFLKRETLPIQLFSIGPKFRREQRLDRTHLYESWTASLVEMDEDLSLEDGKELTRRIFERLGFKEVELRTKMTTSKYYAPGMEFEVFLISKGEEVEVADGGMYSPVALSRYGIPYPVFNLGIGLERLLMVRMGEEDVRRLVYPHLYVEPSFSDQELAKMVRIGEKPQTEEGKRIAEAIVEVAKRHADAPSPCEFEVYRGEVGGRKVVVKLVEPEEGTKLIGPAGFNTLYVFDGNLVGLPPEGWRDDEFLKKVRREGVNTGITYMQALASLAARRIEEAAKEGKPVKVRVRNVKSPSDINVVVEEVAQRYLTSKQKKVDVRGPVFTTITAEFL, encoded by the coding sequence TTGAAATTTGAAGTGGAGAAGATAAGGGCGCAGGCTGAAGAGGATTTCGAGAAGGCCTGGAAGGAAAGCGCGAGGCTCCTGAAGGTGGAGAAGGGTACCCATCGGCATGCCAGGAAGACCAAGACCCATCCCCTCATGGATTTGGTGATAGAGGTAAGGAAAATCCTGCTCGACGAGGGATTCACCGAGGTGGTCCTTCCCATGATCGTTGACTCGGCGGAAGTGGTGAAACAATATGGACCAGAGGCCCCCGTGATCCTGGACAGGGTTTTTTTCCTTGCGGGCTTGGAGAGACCGGATATAGGTATGAGCAAGGAAAAGAAGGAGGCGGTGTTGAGGCTAGTTCCGGGCTTCAACAGGTTTGAGGAGCTCCAGTCCATACTGAGGAGATACAAACGAGGGGAGGTAAGTGCCGACGATCTACTGGAAGTGATGGTTAAGGAGCTTGGAATTTCGGAGGAAGAAGCTTCTGAGATCGTACAGGGGATCTTCCCCAAGTTCAAGGAGATGGAACCCGTTCCCTCCACCCTTTCCCTCCGCTCCCACACCACTTCCCTCTGGTTTCCTACCCTGGCGGAGTTCCTCAAGAGGGAAACCCTTCCCATTCAGCTCTTCTCGATAGGACCCAAGTTCAGGAGGGAACAGAGGCTGGACAGGACCCACCTATACGAATCTTGGACCGCCTCTCTGGTGGAGATGGACGAGGATCTCTCGCTGGAAGATGGGAAAGAACTCACCAGGAGGATCTTCGAAAGGTTGGGATTCAAGGAAGTGGAGTTGAGGACGAAGATGACCACTTCCAAGTATTACGCTCCCGGGATGGAGTTTGAAGTCTTCCTGATCTCCAAGGGGGAAGAGGTGGAAGTGGCGGATGGAGGAATGTACAGTCCTGTGGCCCTCAGTCGCTATGGCATTCCCTATCCCGTTTTTAACTTGGGAATAGGGTTGGAAAGACTCCTCATGGTAAGGATGGGGGAGGAAGATGTGAGGAGGTTGGTCTATCCCCATTTGTATGTCGAGCCATCCTTTTCCGACCAAGAGCTGGCCAAAATGGTCAGAATAGGGGAAAAACCCCAGACGGAGGAGGGAAAGAGGATAGCGGAGGCCATCGTGGAGGTGGCCAAGAGGCATGCCGATGCCCCCAGCCCCTGTGAATTCGAGGTTTACAGGGGAGAGGTGGGGGGAAGGAAGGTGGTGGTGAAACTGGTGGAGCCGGAGGAGGGAACGAAGCTCATAGGTCCGGCAGGCTTTAACACCCTCTACGTCTTCGATGGAAATCTGGTGGGTCTTCCACCGGAGGGATGGAGGGACGATGAGTTCTTGAAGAAGGTGAGGAGGGAGGGTGTGAACACGGGTATCACTTACATGCAGGCCCTTGCCTCCTTAGCAGCCCGTAGGATAGAGGAGGCGGCGAAGGAGGGAAAACCCGTCAAGGTGAGGGTGAGGAACGTGAAGTCACCCTCGGACATCAACGTGGTGGTGGAGGAAGTGGCCCAGCGCTATCTCACTTCCAAGCAGAAGAAGGTGGATGTGAGGGGTCCCGTGTTCACCACCATCACGGCTGAGTTCCTTTAA
- a CDS encoding MFS transporter — MKNNVRTLLLSAAFISLSMGLAYPYFSEYAYSLTGNPFLAGMISSLRSLTCVFSFLAGGMVADRLGRKKPIVWGTFLLGLSLLLYSLAGNAKDLVLASLLEGTAYFYFPAFNAMIMDSVKEGFLGVFTLAVVVEHLPYSLSPVLGGMMRDRWEILGLRMAFLAGGTMVLLMALVRQWWLSETFKEKKISQNPFKGLLSFHRLLKGLILLRIFFLISALSMFNFFLVLYAIRDLKLMSFTEFGLALALSSLIYPLSLPLSKRLGKVPPSFLYSHLLLMGSLSPLLVLTHSIPCIFLSLVILNLCGSLTYGIERGSVALLTPQVLRGRAEAFMDLSFYLGSSLGTATGGYFYSISPSLVMWVSFFLFLSGAPLSFLLFREWPKEVPRKF; from the coding sequence GTGAAGAACAACGTTAGGACCCTCCTCCTCTCGGCTGCCTTCATCAGCCTCTCGATGGGTCTGGCCTATCCCTATTTTTCCGAATACGCCTACTCCCTCACGGGGAACCCCTTCCTCGCCGGGATGATAAGCTCCCTGCGTAGCCTCACCTGTGTATTTTCCTTCCTCGCCGGGGGAATGGTGGCGGACAGACTGGGAAGGAAAAAACCCATCGTGTGGGGGACCTTCCTCTTGGGTCTTTCCCTCCTCCTCTATTCCCTTGCTGGGAACGCTAAGGACCTCGTGTTGGCCTCCCTCCTCGAAGGAACTGCCTACTTCTATTTCCCAGCCTTCAATGCCATGATCATGGATTCGGTAAAGGAAGGATTTCTAGGGGTCTTCACGCTGGCGGTCGTGGTGGAGCATCTTCCCTATTCCCTTTCCCCCGTGCTGGGAGGAATGATGAGGGATCGCTGGGAAATCCTAGGGCTCAGGATGGCTTTTCTAGCAGGAGGTACCATGGTCCTCCTCATGGCCCTCGTCAGGCAATGGTGGCTGAGCGAAACCTTCAAGGAAAAGAAGATCTCCCAGAACCCTTTCAAGGGCCTCCTTTCCTTTCACCGCCTGCTGAAGGGCCTGATCCTCCTCAGAATCTTTTTCCTCATAAGCGCTCTCTCGATGTTCAACTTCTTCCTCGTGCTCTACGCGATCAGGGACCTCAAACTCATGAGCTTCACGGAATTCGGTCTCGCCCTTGCCCTCTCCTCCCTCATCTATCCCCTCTCCCTTCCCCTCAGCAAGAGGCTGGGAAAGGTCCCACCTTCCTTTCTCTACAGCCACCTGCTACTGATGGGGAGCCTTTCCCCCCTCCTCGTCCTGACCCATTCGATCCCGTGTATTTTTCTCTCCCTCGTCATCCTCAACCTGTGCGGTTCCCTTACCTATGGGATAGAAAGGGGATCCGTGGCCCTCCTCACCCCGCAGGTCCTCCGGGGGAGGGCGGAGGCCTTCATGGACCTCTCCTTTTACCTCGGCTCCTCTCTGGGAACCGCGACGGGAGGATATTTCTATTCCATCTCCCCTTCCCTGGTTATGTGGGTTTCCTTCTTCCTCTTCCTTTCCGGTGCTCCCCTCTCCTTCCTCCTCTTCCGTGAGTGGCCCAAAGAGGTTCCAAGGAAGTTTTGA